The sequence below is a genomic window from Lytechinus variegatus isolate NC3 chromosome 3, Lvar_3.0, whole genome shotgun sequence.
AATCAATCAAAAGTATAAGAAACTTCAGGGGGAATTACAAGAATAATTAAGAAACAGTGTTTAGAGATGTGCACACTTTAAGCTTTCAGCGGTCCTCACGGGTAAATTTAATGgcttaatattttgacaaaaacaTGAAGGGATAGAAAAAGAGAGCACACTATTAAAACAACACTTTACAACATTCTTGCTGGTGACTTGTGGTTGAGATTGCGCTATTAAATATTCACATAAAAGGAGAATATGGTATCTTATGTGAtgtgcaaaataaaacaaaacagccCCAAGTTTTTCTTTAATGGTCTGAATGCAGcatgttaaataaaaaaatataaaaatcaacttTCAGTTGTAAACAAAGACTATAGCGTATAAAGCTGGCACCAGCATGATTCATATTACAATTAATTTAGTGAAAGGAATATCAAATtgacaaaaagtaaaaaaaaaaaatatgaacaacaAAAGTGATGAAAATATTCGGGATAAGAAAGTGATATTGGGGACTAAGCGAAATGTGCTAATTAGTAAGTAAAAACGTGAAGTTATGACAAGTTTTatgcaaaaaatctcaaatttgtCACTATCAGAACATAGTGTTTCCCCATCAACCCTTCAACCACAGGATATTATACTTCTCttttagagaaaaatacaaTGTCGAGTAATACTTTGAAATAAGATCAAATTTTAATGGACAAGTTTTATTGTATTGTCGTTGAAAAAAAGgcgatttaaaggggaatccagccttggccataaaatgttgtgttgggaagaagaaaaataaattaaacagaatggcgaaagtttgaaagaaatcggacaagcaataagaaagttatagctgctttagaattgagatcactaacagtatgttatttattttggcttgaaaaaaaattgccttgaaaagaaatattgagagGGGGCCGGAAGTTCATGCATGTTGTATGTATACAATAATGTTGTGAAAGTCATTCATCTaattaacattttctttcacATGGACTgatgattatcatcataatccCCGCCTCGATGAGTTTAGCAATCTTGCGGACTTAAATGATTGGATTAATCATGTTACATAGATCAGCCCGAAGAGAGGATAATTTGTCAGCATTGAATCATTTGCAGAGAATATCAGTGAATATAGTTCAGAAAGCAAGACAGAGTGACTTGAAAGAGCCTATTTAGAAGGGGAGAGACagaaggagaaagagggagagagagagaggagggggtggggtgtAGAGGAGAGAAGACAAATGTTCAATGCAAAGCTACATAATGTATGAttattgtttttacaaaatatgtttttaaagttCATATGCAAATGGTTTACCATTTGCTATTTTTATCcaattcttgatttttttaatcaatccCCAAagaattctatttttcttttccccaTTATCTCTCTTTAACAACTGAAATGCTGTATCAAATACGCACACAACGTTTACAAATGCACACACACCCCACACGGAGCAGAAAATGTGATAAAACGACTGATGACATggtgaaaacaaaatcatgtatatttaaaaaaaatattttattcatttttatcatagACAAAATGGTTGTCAAACATAGCATGAGTGATAtactttgaaatgttataaattaagctgaaaacattaaagagaaatacaaCGAATATATGCTTATCAGGACGCAGACATTCAATGTCAATAAATTAAGACGAAAACAAGAAACacaacaaatataaataaataaaacagacaaTTTAAAACGTTGACATTTGGGTAATAGTTATAAAACATAATCTCTAAATTAGtgataaattttttttcaagtcttcaCTTGCTTCATTCAGAAAACAGTGTAGATTATGAAAAGTTCGATATCTAGAATTCTATTACTATCATGATATCACACACTCTTAAATTTATCtaaaaggaaaatgaataatgatgaaattatCCAAACGTAATGATTGTAGTAAAAATCTCTTCCATCTCAGAGCAAGACACCAATCAGCTAGATAATCTGTATCGTTGAGTTGCCTGCTTGGTCACTTCCAATCCCGAAGTGTAGAATTCTGtagggaaaaaaaaatcagtgacaGAATAGAAGTCTGAATAGCAGAATCAAgtcaattcaagtgaaataaatTTAATCTTTTTGTTTTAGTTCTTTACAATATTTCCTCTATTTATCATATAAACTTTAACACACCATAGAACATGTTCACAGGGAAATTATATGCCATTCCTGGAATCAGCGCTTACGTTCGGGATACTAATATAGCGTcggcctcatgaacgggagttcgtgggttcgatcctcggccgaatcttaccaaagacttataaaaacaGGACCTTCtaccttcttgctaggcgctcagcatttagattggaaaAGGGAAATAATCACATTAAGATGTTATCCAAGGCCCGCtagtagagcagtttcctaactgaagtggctaccctgggtaaataaaacgttattaatCATCATCTCAAAACTTCGTCAGTTCTTATCGGAAAAATATTTGGGATATCTTGCGAGTTTTAATCATTTCCTTGAAATGATCACACTTTGATTACTGAATTGATTACTCTTATTCTATAAACTAAGATTGATTTATTGTGGCAATTTATCGATAATTCATCTCGTAAGCCTAAAACAGGGCTTTTCAATGACGCGCAAAAGTGTATGGACATTTTTGTATCCTGCCATGAACATACAGTAGGCAACAAATCGATTTAACTGAAATGAAACCTTGTGTCTTACGGgaatttttattgtaaattgaGTACATATATCTGCTTTCTATATACGTTCCAATTAAAATATAGAGTCTGAGCTTACTCGATAAGTCCAAGCAATGAAGCTCGGGGTTTACGTGATTGCCATTAACATGAACTTAAACCTTCTCGAATTTAGAAATATCCATACTACTGGTGTCAGTACTGTTTTTTTAATCTGGCGCTTGCGCATGAAGAAACAAATTGCTTCCTTTCATACTGGGTACCCATGCACTACACATGGATGGGATGGATGGATAGTGGCAAGTGTAGATAAACCCTCACCAAATTAGGACGCGAGGGCTGCTATGAGacttgaaccccggaccttgttgCTTAAAATGGAAAAGACTTACCAAACTATTCACTGGCAACATGCGTCGTTGGAACCAATGCATGCGGGATCACCGGCTTTAagaccaccacaaccaccagcAGCACCTCCCTGGCCACCATCGGTACCGCTATCACCACCCGCACCTCCTCCATCACCGCCGTCAGCAACGCCATCGGCGCCGGCATCACCATTCCCACTAGCTCCGCCTTCAGCTGCACCAGCGTCTCCATCGCCACCACCAGCACCACCGTCACCAGCggcatcaccatcaccacttgTGCCACCTTCAGCGGCTCCAGCACCATCACCGCCATCGTCACCACCGCCAGCACCATCACCACCGTCACCACCGTCAGCACCGTCATCACCGCCATCACCGCCATCGTCACCACCGCCAGCACCATCACCACCGTCAGCAccatcatcaccgccatcaccaccatcgccTCCATCGGTGTCCTCATCTCCACTGTCTGGTTCAGCTGCCACTGGTACTTCTACATAGATTGGCTTCTCGACAACTTCATAGTGGATTTCTGGTGCTTGTGGAACTGGAACATGGACAGGGTAAAGCTCTGGAGCAGCAACTGGAGCAATTTCAGGAGCAGGGGCAGCTTGAtaattaccaccaccaccaccaccaccaccaccgcaaCCTCCGCCGCCACCACCACAGTCTTCCTCGCTACCACTTCCAGAACTAGAGCCAGAGCCTGAGCTATCTCCATCCCCGCAGCCATCTCCACCATCACCACCGCAGCCACCATCGCCATCACCACTGccaccaccattaccaccatcacCCCCATCGCACCCTCCGTCCCCTCCACAATCTCCGCCATCTCCACCACCACCGCTACCACCGCCATCCCCTCCACCTCCACCATCGCCACAGCCTCCGTCACCGCATCCTCCACATCCTCCACCGCCGCAGTCACCACTCCGTCGAACACGATCTTCTGTATAAAGCAATTTCATTTGAAACTTAGACcttaatctatttattttaatacatgAATCTGTAAAATAACAAGCAtgattttttgttataaaacGCTAAATACGATTTCTGCTTTGGATCAATTTATGATATGGGCATTTCGTAGCTTTACGCAATTTACGCGATAATACTGCCATGATTGCGTTGCCATTGTGACAATATATGAGCCATCTGCAATAATATATCGCAATTCGATCATTACaaatctttatcaaaataattattataacgGTTAgtgttattatttcatgtacTGTGTCGATTATATTTGAAAAGATTCCATAATAGTCTTTCATGTTTTTACTTACTTGGAGCAGCAACTACAAGCGTTGCAACCAGAAATAAAACAGCAAGCGTCAACCAAGATCGTGACATTTTGCCTCCCAAGCCCAAGCCAAGCTAAAAGTACTTCAAATATTATGTTTCTTCAATAAATCATAAGCTTCTTAGTGatcagaaaacaatttttttcaatggcaGCTGTTATTTGCCTCTGTAGATGTTACTCGGTGTTCAGCTGGAGAAATGAGACTGATGTCCACTCCAGTCTCAGACCTCTATTTATACGTTCCACAATCAGTTAAAAGTATTAAAAAGAACATAACAAAAATCATGCAATTATACAACGGACAAGAAGTGAGAAGCAAATCTGCAACCCAGATCCCAGCATACAATGTAATCCAGGAATATTACATATACTCTTATTCTGAATCGGCTCAGCGATCACGTAAATAAGCTCTGcacaaaggaaacacataacaatatttattaaagATTAACGAGCGAGTGCATACCTGATGCAAAATCTCGGTACATCCTAAATCCTGAGAATAtatcttaagtaaaaaaaaattgacgtgTTCCTTTGCAGTTCAACTTTATCTATAATTATagataataatacaaaataatgcaatACAATTCCAGACTAGACGGATCATACCCAGGCATTAAGTCATCTGCATTATATTGGATTTGGCCAAAGAACAGGATTATTCAATCGGCTAAATCACATCATTCGACAGACATGATAGAGGAACTTAATGAATGAAAGGATATAGGCCTAATATAACATAATCCGTTTTCCGCTTGTCCGATCATTTGGGATGGACCACAATAGCAATTAGTAATAATCAGATTGAATCATTAATTGCCTTCGATAAACATCGTAATTTTCGGAGAAGACCTATAAACAGGTATTTATGATTACAAGTCATGATTTATGATGCTTTAAAATATAGGCTAAAAGAGGGCATTTCTGGCCACTCCCCTTCAGTTAAGTTCCATTTCTCATGTTCACCTCCCTACAGTATAACAGTAATCAGTGTGACTccttaaaaaatgaatgtaatgcAATGCAAAGTCTCAATTTGTATATTGTTATATGTTAATGTAGTAGTACATCATGTGTTTAATAGAGATCAAGAATAACAAGAACCGGGCCCGACAACCTATCAGGTTAGCGGGCAGGTTAAATTTACATTATTACATGATACTAACGGTGCATTATACATTACGATCACAATACATTTGTATATTACTGTTCGACACAGTAATATACGTAATAACATTAAGAATGTACATTGTAATGAGATAGTAGACTATCAACTCGAACTTTCAAATCTGAATTGAACTTACATATCTGAATTTCCCacgaaacaaaaaaataagaaaaaacaaacataataatGGGTAAAACGTCCTTAATATAGGGAAGAAACGTCCTTTATTAAAGCGAAAAACACCCTTATTGTAAGATAAAAACGTCCTTAATTCGGGAATAAAACGGCCTTAAAATAGGAGGAAAACGTCCTTAATAAAAGAAAGACGCGTCCTTAAAATAAGATTTAGAAAAGTccataattaaagaaaaaaaacccaactcTTATTAAGAGCAAAAAATCCGTAAAATACGAGGAAGAAACGTCCTCAATGATACATGTAAGGGAGAAACATCCTTTATCAAAAGAGAGAAACCCCCTTATTATAATATTAAAACGTCCTTAATTTGAGAATAAAACGTTCTTAGAATAAGAGAAAATGGTTCTTAAGTAATTGgctaacattggtttgactttcaaaaaatatgagctagaaggttacacttgtcacctgtgtctgggATATGTTACGAAAATGAAGCctagaaaaaattgcgttcgcaaataattatttagtgcttcaaaaattgaaatataaagtgaccggaaacaccatcttaatttcatcccatacattgatgtgtactatttaggtgtctataagacgcctatttacaaattcggggtttgccttgtagttttagcttttcattctcaataatggttgttttcagggtttattagttcttatacatgcacttgtacacatgtttcatcttggtttgagaattttttaaatcggctgctgacaaagttaaacaatacctttaatatgaGAATAAAACgtctttaaaataaaagaaaaacgttCTTTTTAAAAGGAAGGAATGTCATTAATTAAATAGGAAAACGTCCATAATATGAGAATAAAACGTCCTTAatgtaagagaaaaaaaatatccttaaTATAGGGAAGAAGGTCTGTagaataaaaggaaaaagtCTCTAATATAAGAGAAAATTATCCTTAAGATAAGGAAGAAACGTCCGTCTCATAAGAGTAAAACGGAGGATAAAAACCTCCttaatataagaataaaacGTCCTTGATATAAGAGAAAAACATCCTTAAGATAGGAAAGAGACTTCCTCAATATAAGAGAGAAACGTCCTTTATCAAAGAGAGAAACCCCCTTATTATAGTATAAAAACGTCCTTGATTTGAGAATAAAACGTCCTCAGAATAAGAGAAAAGGTTCTTTATGTAAGGAAAGATTGTCATTAATTAAAGAGGAAAACGTCCTTAATATAAGAAAAAACGTCCtcaaaataagagaaaaatagGATAAAAACGTCCTTAATATAAGAGAAAAATATAGTCAAAGAGAGAAATAACCCTTAttataagaacaaaaaatcCTTCAAATAAGAGGACATGTCCttaatataagaataaaacgacattaatataagagaaaaatgtctataatcaatcaattaattaaagTGTAAAACATCCTTAACATGATAATAAAACGTCCTTAAAATAAGAGGAAAACGTTCTtaatataagagaaaaaaagtCCTTAATCCAAGAGAGAAACAACCCTtattaaaagaacaaaaaatccttaaaattaGATAAAAACGTCTTTAAATTCAGAATaaatgtccttaaaataaaaataaagcgTCCTGAAAATAAGAGGAAAACGTCCTTAGTATaagataaaaatgatataaGGAAGAAACCTCCTGAATCAGAAAGATAAAAACACCATATATTATAAGGAAAAACGTCCTTGATGAAAGAGAGAAGCACCCTTATTATAAGTGAAAAAGTCCTTAATTTAGAGTTAAACAACCTTAATATAAAAGAGGAACGTCCTGAATTAAGGAGTAAAAcgcaagagcaaaaaaaatctgtaataTAAGAAGGAAACATCCCATGTAAAAACGAAAAAACGcccttgtaaaaaataaaagaaacactTATATCGTATTAAAATACATATTCTTTAATTCGCCCTACTAGTCATTATGTATTGATGGAGATCACTACTCGATAAAATTTGAAGGTTTTCCATTGAAATTTAACAAATTACTAGATCGAAAAATGTGCCGTGGTGCGGTGGCCAAGTGGTCCAACGCACCCAACTACAAcatgaaagtccggggttcgattcccggcaaaaaaatagaaaaagtagCATACAATGGCTTCTGCAAGTTCTAGCTATGcttaattgattgattattcATACTTCTGTTTATTCATGCTTCTGAATAATTCCAATCCAGTATTTGAAATTACCTTGAACCATCACGATTCTTCTCAATTTCATAATAGTCTGTGTAATTCCGTCTGGATCAGCCCATTCGTCACAGATGATACTTTCCGATTAATGAATAAACTCGTCCCACCCACAAGATTAAACTCAGCTGTCTGCATCATCGGCCGGACATGCAGGAAGCTGAATTATGATCGCCCCAGACGTGgcaaattaataaattaatctCTTATTCGCTAATGAACTTTGTTTTTCGACCTTGAACATTTCATTTGCGTTCGGTCATACGCAGAAATTGTTAATCTGAGAGACAAAACATCAATTATTCCAGTTTAGCAGAAGGTCTTTACGCGCAAACACATGCATTATCAATGCGGAAGCATCAAGTGCATGGTCAATGCTATGGACACTAATCCTCACACCTTTTGTTAAACGATTTAAAATTATCAGTCTGCAGATATAAAGTCCGTATTCACAAGGTTTCTGTCAAAAAAGTCTTTGTATTGTTCTGGATGAAAATCTCTTCGAATTTGCAAGATTTAATGTTAGTGTCGCTAGCAAATTTCTGAGGAAGCACGTGATGCTATCGTTAAGGGCACgcaagtaaaataaaaacacattgaAACTTTATTTGGTGCAAGAATGATACACATGAACAGTCTATGATTTAAGAAGAGTATAAATATGATGCTTTGGCAGTAGAGACTCATCAGTTCTCCTTCTACCAAGTCATAGACAGCATCAAGAGAGGCGATAGAGAGGAAAATTATAAAGCGCAAGTCAAGTAGCCAGAGAGAAACCCAGAAGTCTTTCCAGTCGCAGGGAATATACGATTCGACATGAATCGAATCTGGATTGCTTTGACTATTTTGTTGCTTGTGTCAACGTTGGCAACATGTGCACCAGGTTtgtgtttgtttgtgtttttttatttaaagattCCTTAAGTTGATGCCCACAGattgatatttgaataaatattcaattttctaaGAAAGAGCGGAAACATGTATTTGTAGAATTGTTGTAAACCATGGAACAAATTCATTTGGATTCCTATTTAAGGGGTACTCCGGGAGGAacttattatatttattattttatgttatgttatttatttattttgtctgtatttattcatttgtattcCTATTAACGGGGAACTCCGGGAGGAAATTatcatatctaaataaatggAATGAAATCCACCTcggaaaatgatgaaaatttatcaaaataagataagaaattatgaatttcatgtttgaaagttgagcaatattttgtgatatgTTCAAATCATACATATTTCAGGCTGTAAGTACCCTTCTAGGGAATTGTCCCTCAGTACACATCTTGCATGTTCTGTAGACGTACTTGTTAGCTTCTTGAAAGTAATCCGcacatttaaaacaaattcaatgATCAATACGATATTTATCAAGTAAAACGGATGATTGTCAATAAAAAAATTCGATTGTCTGTATTTTCTTTGCTTACAGGAAGGGTAAGGAGAGATAGCGGTGAAGGCGGAGGTGGTGGCGGTGGAGGTGGAGGAGATGGCGGTGGTGACGGTGGAGGAGGAGACGGAGGAGGTTGCGGAGGTGGTGGAGGTGGAGGCTGCGGTGGATGCGGCGGAGGCTGTGGTGGATGTGGTgccggtggtggtggtggagccGCTGGAGGAGGAGATGGAGACGAGGAGGAGGagatggtggtggcggtggaTGCGGGACAGCTGGTGGGGGTGCTGGCGGGAAAAGTGGCATGGGAGGAGGCGGACATGGTTATGGGCATTGGGGCGGTGGTGGTTATGGATACGGCCACGGATACGGAggaggaggtggtggtggtggtggtggaggcgGAAGCGCAGGAGGAGGCGGTggtggtggaggaggaggaggaagcgGTGGAGGTAGTTCCTCAGACAGCGGGAagggtggtggtggaggtggagGCGGCGGAGGAGGTGGAGGTGGTGGCGGTGGATCTGCCGCTGCTGGTGGTGGCGGaggaggtggtggtggaggAGGAACAGGTGGCGGTGCATGGCACGCTCCCGCTCCTTCTGGTGGACACACAGTCAGTACTGTA
It includes:
- the LOC121412127 gene encoding vegetative cell wall protein gp1-like; protein product: MEKTYQTIHWQHASLEPMHAGSPALRPPQPPAAPPWPPSVPLSPPAPPPSPPSATPSAPASPFPLAPPSAAPASPSPPPAPPSPAASPSPLVPPSAAPAPSPPSSPPPAPSPPSPPSAPSSPPSPPSSPPPAPSPPSAPSSPPSPPSPPSVSSSPLSGSAATGTST